A portion of the Halobacillus ihumii genome contains these proteins:
- a CDS encoding 2-isopropylmalate synthase, with the protein MAHVNVFDTTLRDGEQSAGVNLNRLEKIEIAKQLERLGVDIMEAGFPASSQEDFEAVKEIANTVRNCSVTALARSYKSDIDTAWEALKDGAEPRLHIFLATSPIHMTHKLKKTPDEVVQTAVESVAYAKEKFPFVQWSAEDATRSDYDFLVHIIEKVIEAGADVINLPDTVGYTTPVEYAKLFNYVKEHVKNIDQVTLSAHCHDDLGMAVSNSLSAIEAGAGQIEGTINGIGERAGNAALEEISVALEIRKDHYDFHTGLVLKEIKRTSDLVSKLTGMQIPGNKAVVGRNAFAHESGIHQDGVLKEATTYEIITPNMVGIDSNNLVLGKHSGRHAFKQKAESLGFQLTDSKLKEAFHSFKDLTGKKKEVTDGDLFAILTDKQTESEDVAKYELKAFQVQYGSINRPTATILLTRPDGKEAEKASTGEGSVEAIYNTLDELLDEEVHLQDYQLSSIGKGRDALAEVYVQLTVNDVTTSGRGSAQDVLEASAHAFLNAVNRTLQSNEQQVKKVQA; encoded by the coding sequence ATGGCTCACGTTAATGTATTCGATACAACGCTAAGAGATGGGGAACAATCTGCAGGCGTGAACTTGAATCGTTTAGAGAAGATTGAGATTGCTAAACAATTGGAACGGCTGGGTGTAGATATAATGGAGGCGGGTTTTCCCGCTTCCTCCCAGGAAGATTTTGAAGCAGTCAAGGAAATCGCGAACACGGTTCGAAATTGCTCCGTCACAGCCCTTGCCCGGTCGTACAAAAGCGACATTGATACAGCATGGGAAGCGCTAAAAGACGGCGCTGAGCCGCGGCTTCACATCTTTCTGGCTACGTCACCGATTCATATGACGCATAAGTTGAAAAAAACACCGGATGAGGTTGTGCAAACAGCAGTCGAATCAGTTGCTTATGCGAAAGAGAAATTCCCATTTGTTCAATGGTCGGCTGAAGATGCAACACGCTCTGACTACGATTTTCTCGTTCATATTATCGAAAAAGTGATCGAGGCAGGAGCAGATGTGATCAACCTGCCGGATACGGTGGGCTATACGACTCCTGTTGAATACGCCAAACTTTTCAATTATGTAAAAGAGCACGTGAAAAATATCGACCAGGTCACACTTTCTGCTCATTGTCACGATGATCTCGGCATGGCGGTCAGCAACTCGCTGTCTGCGATTGAAGCGGGAGCTGGGCAGATCGAAGGAACGATTAACGGGATTGGTGAACGTGCCGGAAATGCCGCGCTAGAGGAAATATCCGTAGCTCTTGAAATCCGGAAAGACCACTATGATTTTCACACAGGATTGGTCTTGAAGGAAATCAAAAGAACGAGTGATCTCGTCAGTAAGTTGACCGGTATGCAAATTCCGGGCAACAAAGCAGTCGTCGGCCGCAATGCCTTCGCTCATGAATCAGGCATTCACCAAGATGGCGTATTGAAAGAAGCTACGACGTACGAAATTATCACTCCTAACATGGTTGGTATCGATTCCAATAACCTTGTTCTCGGAAAACATTCTGGTCGTCACGCCTTTAAGCAAAAGGCAGAATCACTAGGATTCCAATTGACAGACAGTAAACTGAAAGAGGCTTTTCATTCGTTTAAAGATTTGACCGGCAAGAAGAAAGAAGTGACGGATGGGGACTTGTTTGCGATTCTGACCGATAAACAGACGGAAAGCGAAGATGTAGCGAAATACGAATTGAAAGCATTTCAAGTTCAATATGGCAGTATCAACCGTCCAACGGCTACGATCCTGCTAACGCGACCTGACGGCAAGGAAGCGGAGAAAGCGAGCACAGGTGAGGGTAGTGTTGAAGCGATCTACAACACATTGGATGAACTGCTTGATGAAGAGGTTCACTTGCAAGATTACCAGCTCAGCTCAATTGGCAAAGGGAGAGACGCCCTTGCGGAAGTGTACGTGCAGCTGACTGTTAATGATGTTACAACATCTGGCCGCGGGTCCGCACAAGATGTATTGGAAGCTTCTGCTCACGCCTTTTTAAATGCTGTCAATCGTACACTGCAATCCAATGAACAGCAAGTTAAAAAAGTTCAAGCATAA